TTTGCCCACATATCAAGTCCTCTGTCGGCTGCATTTGTTACACCAACGCGATTAATTCTTGCTTTAAGTTTAATGCTTGTCTGTTTGGTTGAAAGTTGAATTACTCGGTTTGCAAAGTCTTCAAACTCTTTCAAAATATCTGATTTTGCTGGATTTAAACTTACTTCAACTGATACTCCCAATGCTTCAACTAATGCCGAAAACAAAGAGTAAACAACAATTTCATAGATTTTATCAATACTTCTTCTTAGTCCCGGTTCATTCCAAAACATCGCAAGAAATTCATTCAAATTGAAGTTTGTTTTATCGTGTGTCAAACAGTAATCTAAACCTGTTGACATTTGCGAAAATCGTTGAGCAAATTTTTGATAAATGAATGCTTCAACTATTCCGTTTTTACTTCTGTTTTCTTTTCCAAGTTCTACCAATACCTTTGGTGGGATTGCGTTATCATTGAAAATGTCGTCTTGATAACGAGCCGAAGAAGTTGAAGTCCGTCCTAAAAATTTGATACAAATAATGTTTCTCCATTTCTTTGAAATAATGCGATATGTGGATAAATCTGAAAGATTTACATCTTTTTCTGTTCTATCACGGTGCAATATTTCTGCTACTTGAATTGGCTTGCAAAGGTGAACCCTTGCTTTGTCAATTACTTTATCCAACGATTGCTTTGCGTCTTTTATACTCGTTTGTGGGTTCTAATAATGTTAATTGAATTGTTTCCTTAATCGCTT
The Bacteroidia bacterium genome window above contains:
- a CDS encoding HaeII family restriction endonuclease, which codes for MDKVIDKARVHLCKPIQVAEILHRDRTEKDVNLSDLSTYRIISKKWRNIICIKFLGRTSTSSARYQDDIFNDNAIPPKVLVELGKENRSKNGIVEAFIYQKFAQRFSQMSTGLDYCLTHDKTNFNLNEFLAMFWNEPGLRRSIDKIYEIVVYSLFSALVEALGVSVEVSLNPAKSDILKEFEDFANRVIQLSTKQTSIKLKARINRVGVTNAADRGLDMWANFGLAIQIKHLSLTEELAENIVSSVSADRIVIVCKDTEQKIIVSVLNQIGWKSKIQSIVTETDLLTWYERAL